The following proteins are co-located in the Methylomonas sp. 11b genome:
- the tldD gene encoding metalloprotease TldD: MPLLEQVTQSILAVNGLQTQDIDRVMATLLSVPVDAADIYFQSSHFESWSMEGGIIKEGSHSIEHGAGVRVVSGDKTGFAYSDRIELPILLEAANNVKAIVRQGQQAQRQIEVAKSWPQLYQPLNPLKSLDDQAKIDLLKRVDSETRKLDSRIEEVMVSLIAAYDSVLIANQDGSLAADVRPLVRMNVTVIMVENGRREPGSMGGGGRSDYSFFLENDRAFEYGREAVRLAQVNLQAQEAPAGNMTVVLGPGWPGILLHEAIGHGLEGDFNRKGTSAFSGRVGERVASDLCTVVDDGTLVGRRGSLNIDDEGTPTENTVLIEKGILKGYMQDKLNARLMGVKPTGNGRRESYAHLPMPRMTNTYMLPGSSDPEEIIRSVKKGLYARNFGGGQVDITSGKFVFSTSEAYLIENGQITRPVKGATLIGNGPDVLTKVSMVGNDMALDSGVGTCGKDGQSVPVGVGQPTLKIDGLTVGGTSV, encoded by the coding sequence ATGCCATTACTAGAACAAGTTACCCAATCCATTCTTGCCGTCAATGGCTTGCAAACCCAGGATATAGATCGAGTGATGGCGACGCTGCTCAGCGTACCTGTCGATGCGGCGGATATTTACTTTCAGTCCAGTCATTTCGAATCCTGGTCCATGGAAGGCGGCATCATCAAGGAAGGCAGTCATTCCATAGAGCACGGTGCCGGTGTGCGAGTCGTCAGCGGTGACAAAACCGGTTTTGCTTACAGTGATCGCATCGAATTGCCGATTTTGCTGGAAGCCGCTAACAACGTCAAAGCCATTGTCAGACAAGGACAGCAGGCGCAGCGTCAGATCGAAGTTGCCAAGAGCTGGCCGCAGTTGTACCAGCCGCTGAACCCCTTAAAGTCACTGGACGATCAAGCAAAAATCGATTTATTGAAACGCGTCGACAGCGAAACTCGCAAGTTGGACAGTCGTATCGAAGAAGTGATGGTCAGTTTGATTGCGGCCTATGACAGTGTCTTGATTGCCAATCAGGATGGTTCCCTGGCTGCCGATGTGCGGCCCTTGGTGCGGATGAACGTGACGGTGATTATGGTCGAAAATGGTCGGCGCGAGCCGGGTAGCATGGGCGGCGGCGGTCGCAGTGATTACAGTTTCTTTCTGGAAAACGACCGGGCTTTTGAATACGGCCGCGAAGCGGTGCGCTTGGCACAGGTCAACTTACAGGCCCAGGAAGCGCCGGCCGGTAATATGACCGTGGTGTTGGGGCCGGGCTGGCCGGGCATTTTGCTGCACGAGGCCATCGGGCACGGCCTGGAAGGCGATTTCAACCGCAAGGGCACTTCCGCATTTAGCGGTCGCGTCGGCGAACGGGTGGCTTCAGATTTATGCACCGTGGTCGACGACGGCACCTTAGTTGGGCGGCGCGGTTCCTTGAATATCGACGACGAAGGCACGCCTACCGAAAACACCGTGTTGATCGAAAAAGGCATTTTGAAAGGCTATATGCAGGACAAGCTCAATGCCCGCTTGATGGGCGTGAAGCCCACCGGCAATGGCCGCCGCGAATCGTATGCGCATTTGCCGATGCCGCGCATGACCAATACCTACATGTTGCCCGGCAGCAGCGACCCGGAGGAGATTATCCGCTCGGTTAAAAAAGGTTTGTACGCTAGGAATTTCGGTGGCGGCCAGGTCGATATTACCTCCGGCAAATTCGTGTTTTCCACCAGCGAAGCCTATCTGATCGAAAACGGCCAAATTACCCGCCCAGTGAAAGGCGCGACGCTGATCGGTAACGGTCCTGACGTATTGACGAAAGTATCGATGGTCGGCAACGACATGGCCCTGGATAGCGGCGTCGGTACCTGCGGCAAGGACGGGCAAAGCGTGCCGGTCGGCGTCGGTCAGCCTACCTTGAAAATCGACGGCTTGACCGTCGGCGGCACCAGCGTTTAA
- a CDS encoding tautomerase family protein: MPLWKVYHPSAAFSADDKQELAERIVNIYAAVPIPRFYAVVIFEEVIKGNCFVGGVRNDKFIRFKVDQIARTLPGPIIREWWMRTLDEVIAPFVKERGFDWEISIDETPFDLWSLQGELPPPFESIAEKRWVEENKASPYTYQEKLPSGHFLLTPGVTG, translated from the coding sequence ATGCCTTTGTGGAAAGTCTATCATCCCAGCGCAGCCTTCAGCGCGGACGACAAACAAGAGCTGGCTGAACGAATCGTAAACATATATGCGGCTGTACCAATCCCAAGATTTTACGCGGTAGTCATTTTCGAAGAAGTGATTAAAGGCAATTGTTTCGTCGGTGGTGTGCGGAATGACAAGTTTATTCGCTTCAAGGTCGACCAAATCGCTCGAACGCTACCGGGTCCCATCATACGAGAATGGTGGATGCGAACGCTTGACGAAGTCATTGCACCCTTTGTTAAAGAACGCGGTTTCGATTGGGAAATTTCGATTGACGAAACCCCATTTGATCTTTGGTCACTACAGGGCGAATTGCCTCCGCCCTTCGAATCGATAGCGGAAAAGCGCTGGGTTGAAGAAAACAAGGCCAGCCCTTACACGTACCAAGAAAAACTACCCTCAGGTCACTTTTTATTGACCCCAGGCGTAACGGGTTGA
- a CDS encoding DMT family protein, with the protein MNAILISAGLLICSNVFMTFAWYAHLKELNNKPWLLAAFISWGIALFEYLLQVPANRIGYTQCSVAQLKIMQEVIALSVFVPFSVYYMKEPLKLDYLWAGLCLLGAVFFMFRAKLS; encoded by the coding sequence ATGAATGCCATCCTGATCTCCGCCGGATTACTGATTTGCAGCAATGTCTTCATGACCTTTGCCTGGTACGCGCACCTGAAGGAACTGAATAACAAACCCTGGTTGCTGGCCGCATTTATCAGTTGGGGCATCGCGCTGTTCGAATATCTGTTACAAGTGCCCGCCAATCGCATCGGTTACACGCAGTGCAGTGTCGCCCAGCTGAAAATTATGCAGGAAGTGATTGCGCTGAGCGTCTTTGTACCTTTCTCGGTTTATTACATGAAAGAGCCGTTGAAACTGGATTATCTCTGGGCCGGTTTATGTTTGCTGGGTGCGGTGTTTTTTATGTTCAGAGCCAAATTAAGCTGA
- a CDS encoding efflux RND transporter periplasmic adaptor subunit — translation MTISFPNNYSAISARLLMPVGRRDTDSKQHRMIISNSTEPFAEGGSNMPKPNIPLMPTRRDRPQFRCAANARFLAVLLLPLTISVGCSDQDKPAPAVARPVKVFRIEDHAVAGARSFAGEVRARIETPLSFRVAGKLLERKVDVGDSVRKGQLLAILDGNDYHLAVQGLKAQLAAAQADSTFLRDDLVRYRELLTQQVISQPEFERHETAYNTARERTAALAAQLAEANNQLSYTELHADRDGVVTALAVEAGQVMAAGQAVVTLAQLDEKEIHFDVPEHRLTEIQRQQAVSVSLWLDDERVLKAKIREIASAADPASRTYRVKASLLEGLDAAQLGMSATVHIAANTASRIAIPLSAVYTPQNQPDHPFVWLVDEQAATVKSVPVQLGETLAGERIAVEGLAAGQLLVSAGVQRLAEGQAVRLPEGSGLPKNHGGQENLNKAQL, via the coding sequence ATGACCATTTCTTTTCCGAACAATTACAGCGCTATTTCGGCGCGGCTATTGATGCCGGTTGGCCGCCGAGATACTGATAGCAAACAGCATCGAATGATTATTTCGAATAGTACCGAACCTTTTGCCGAAGGAGGAAGCAACATGCCGAAACCCAACATCCCGTTAATGCCCACCCGCCGTGACCGGCCTCAGTTCCGATGCGCAGCCAATGCCCGGTTTTTGGCCGTTTTGTTGCTGCCACTGACGATCAGCGTCGGATGCAGCGACCAGGACAAACCAGCGCCAGCGGTTGCCCGCCCGGTGAAAGTGTTTCGGATCGAGGACCATGCCGTTGCAGGTGCTAGAAGCTTTGCCGGGGAAGTCAGGGCAAGAATCGAGACGCCGTTATCCTTCCGAGTGGCCGGTAAACTGCTGGAGCGCAAAGTTGATGTTGGCGACTCGGTACGTAAAGGCCAACTGCTGGCCATACTGGACGGCAACGATTACCACCTTGCCGTGCAAGGTCTAAAGGCTCAACTGGCTGCCGCGCAGGCCGACAGCACTTTCTTGCGGGACGATCTGGTGAGATACCGCGAATTGCTGACCCAGCAAGTCATCAGTCAGCCGGAGTTCGAGCGGCACGAAACCGCTTATAACACGGCGCGGGAGCGGACGGCGGCGCTGGCAGCGCAATTGGCCGAGGCGAACAACCAGCTGAGTTATACCGAATTGCATGCTGACCGCGACGGCGTGGTCACGGCCTTGGCTGTCGAGGCGGGGCAAGTAATGGCTGCCGGTCAGGCCGTGGTGACGCTGGCCCAGCTCGACGAAAAGGAAATCCATTTCGACGTGCCCGAGCATCGCCTGACGGAAATCCAACGCCAACAAGCCGTTAGCGTGTCTTTGTGGTTGGACGACGAACGGGTGCTCAAGGCTAAAATCCGTGAAATCGCCTCGGCGGCCGACCCGGCCAGTCGCACCTACCGCGTCAAGGCAAGCTTGCTGGAAGGCCTGGACGCCGCACAATTAGGCATGTCGGCGACCGTTCATATCGCGGCGAACACCGCTTCCCGCATCGCCATCCCGCTTTCCGCCGTCTATACCCCGCAAAATCAGCCCGATCATCCGTTTGTCTGGTTGGTCGACGAGCAGGCTGCCACCGTCAAATCCGTGCCGGTGCAGCTGGGCGAAACACTGGCCGGCGAACGCATTGCCGTCGAGGGCCTCGCCGCCGGTCAATTGTTGGTCAGCGCCGGCGTGCAACGTCTGGCCGAGGGGCAAGCTGTTCGCTTGCCGGAAGGATCGGGATTGCCTAAGAATCACGGTGGCCAGGAAAATCTAAATAAGGCACAGCTATGA
- a CDS encoding 23S rRNA (adenine(2030)-N(6))-methyltransferase RlmJ → MLSYRHGFHAGNFADVLKHSLLTLAINTLKQKDKPFVYIDTHAGAGKYSFKSEFAQKTGEYQQGIAKLWDSQDAPPELKDYLSAVRAENTGRQLVRYPGSPQLVKRLVRAQDRLVLSELHSSDVEALQQLFAGDKQVAVAKEDGLQNLSKKLPPIQKRGLILIDPSYEMRDEYKKIVAALTTAHKHFATGIYALWYPVIDRAATENFMRQLAQTGIPRQLRIEHCIADDGPGRGMTGSGMLFINPPWQLDSQAEALLPWLNQALADSKGYWKVEWQVPESIAASAVRN, encoded by the coding sequence ATGCTTAGTTATCGTCACGGGTTCCACGCCGGCAATTTTGCCGATGTGTTAAAGCACAGTCTGCTGACGCTGGCGATCAACACACTCAAGCAAAAAGATAAACCTTTTGTTTACATCGATACCCACGCCGGCGCCGGTAAATATTCTTTTAAATCCGAGTTTGCCCAAAAAACCGGCGAATATCAGCAAGGTATAGCCAAGCTTTGGGACAGTCAGGATGCGCCGCCGGAATTGAAAGATTATCTGTCCGCGGTGCGCGCGGAAAATACCGGGCGGCAACTAGTGCGCTACCCTGGCTCGCCGCAATTGGTAAAGCGCTTGGTCCGGGCGCAAGACCGATTGGTATTGTCGGAATTGCACAGTAGCGATGTAGAAGCTCTCCAGCAATTGTTTGCCGGCGACAAACAGGTGGCTGTCGCCAAAGAAGATGGCTTGCAAAACTTGAGCAAGAAGTTGCCGCCTATCCAAAAGCGCGGCTTAATCTTGATCGATCCCAGTTACGAAATGCGCGACGAATATAAAAAAATCGTTGCGGCTTTAACCACCGCACATAAGCACTTTGCTACCGGTATTTATGCGCTGTGGTATCCGGTCATCGACCGCGCGGCGACCGAAAACTTTATGCGGCAATTGGCGCAAACCGGTATACCCCGCCAGTTGCGGATCGAGCACTGCATAGCCGATGATGGCCCGGGGCGCGGCATGACCGGTTCCGGCATGTTGTTTATCAATCCGCCTTGGCAGCTGGATAGCCAGGCGGAAGCCTTGTTGCCTTGGTTGAATCAAGCCTTGGCGGACAGCAAGGGGTATTGGAAAGTCGAATGGCAGGTGCCGGAGTCGATAGCGGCGAGTGCGGTAAGGAATTAG
- a CDS encoding glutathione S-transferase family protein produces the protein MITLYQFPRAWSIPNPGQFCVKLETYLRMVGIEYRIAETLPLYAPLGKLPFIEDNGYKLADSRMIIRYLQQHYGDSLDAHLSAEQNALALAWQRLLEEHLYWVCMYSRWQYGAENWQINKQAIFQGLPQPMADMVAAIYRLRIRGQMRGHGIGRLAAADIFELGKHDVVALSAALDGKTFLLGNRPSSIDASAFGVLINLLACPVSSPVKDYALTQSSLVDYCRRIQTRYFPELGEPKFGE, from the coding sequence ATGATTACGTTGTATCAATTTCCCAGAGCCTGGAGCATTCCCAATCCGGGCCAGTTTTGCGTAAAGCTGGAAACGTATCTGCGCATGGTCGGCATCGAATATCGAATCGCCGAAACCCTGCCGCTTTATGCGCCATTGGGCAAGCTACCTTTCATAGAAGACAACGGCTATAAACTTGCCGATAGCCGGATGATTATCCGCTATCTGCAACAACATTATGGCGATAGCCTGGATGCGCATCTGTCAGCCGAGCAAAACGCCCTGGCCCTGGCTTGGCAACGCTTATTGGAAGAACATTTGTATTGGGTATGCATGTATAGCCGTTGGCAATACGGAGCGGAGAACTGGCAAATCAATAAGCAGGCGATCTTCCAAGGCCTGCCGCAACCCATGGCGGACATGGTAGCCGCGATCTATAGGCTGCGGATTCGCGGACAGATGCGCGGCCATGGGATTGGCCGGCTAGCCGCCGCCGACATTTTCGAATTGGGCAAGCACGATGTGGTGGCTCTTTCCGCCGCGCTTGACGGCAAGACGTTTTTGTTGGGAAACCGGCCCAGCAGTATCGATGCCTCGGCCTTCGGCGTATTGATCAATCTATTGGCCTGTCCGGTCAGCTCACCGGTTAAGGACTATGCCTTAACGCAATCTTCGTTAGTCGATTATTGCCGGCGCATCCAGACTCGCTATTTTCCTGAGCTGGGCGAACCGAAGTTTGGCGAATGA
- a CDS encoding winged helix-turn-helix transcriptional regulator, protein MNDKNICDEPCPIARSLAFLGDEWSLLILRDAHFGLTRFDQFRKSLGIAPTMLTRRLATLTEEGMLEKRLYSERPPREEYVLTAAGRDFLPVLIMIGAWGRQYRSGGKLVYIEDAETGQEIKPVAIDEVTGAKIGSRPIRFVLPENS, encoded by the coding sequence ATGAACGATAAAAATATTTGTGATGAGCCGTGTCCTATCGCGCGTAGCCTGGCTTTCCTCGGCGATGAATGGAGCTTATTGATCCTACGAGACGCCCATTTCGGTCTAACCCGATTCGATCAATTTCGGAAAAGTCTCGGCATCGCACCGACGATGCTGACCCGGCGCTTGGCGACGCTGACGGAGGAAGGCATGTTGGAAAAACGGTTGTATTCTGAGAGGCCGCCGCGTGAGGAGTATGTGTTGACGGCCGCCGGCCGCGATTTCCTGCCGGTGCTGATCATGATAGGCGCCTGGGGTCGCCAATACCGTAGCGGCGGCAAGCTGGTATATATCGAGGACGCCGAAACCGGGCAGGAAATTAAACCGGTGGCCATCGACGAGGTCACGGGCGCAAAGATAGGTTCTCGGCCGATACGCTTTGTGCTGCCGGAAAATAGCTAA
- the pmbA gene encoding metalloprotease PmbA yields MQNQEEINRLKNVVQQLLDEAKHQGASAAEAAFSVDNGLSVSARLGEVETVEYHCDQGIGVTVYFGQKKGSASTNDISSDSLKETVKAACSIARYASDDDYAGLPDAELLATEFPDLDLNHPWDINAEQAINIAIECENIARGYDKAISNSEGASVNTHQGTRVFGNSLGFLQGYQSSRHSLSCSVLAGSGDAMQRDYWYSVARNANGLESARQVGEKTAQRTIARLNARSLSTRQCPVLFASEMASGLIGALIGAISGGSLYRKSSFLLDTLDTQILPDFVRIHEQPFLRGALGSASYDSEGVATRARDIVSDGILRSYVLSTYSARKLGMQTTGNAGGVHNLTVEPGSHDFAGMLKLLDTGLLVTELMGQGVNRVTGDYSRGASGFWVENGVVQYPVQEITIAGNLKSMLRNIVAIGNDVDLRGNIRVGSILLERMAIAGE; encoded by the coding sequence GTGCAAAATCAGGAAGAAATTAATCGCTTAAAAAATGTCGTTCAGCAGCTGTTGGACGAAGCCAAGCATCAAGGTGCCAGTGCCGCTGAAGCAGCATTCAGTGTCGACAACGGACTGTCTGTGTCGGCGCGTTTGGGGGAAGTGGAAACCGTCGAGTATCACTGCGATCAAGGCATAGGCGTCACGGTTTATTTCGGGCAGAAAAAAGGTTCCGCCAGCACCAACGATATTTCTTCCGATTCCTTGAAAGAAACCGTCAAGGCTGCTTGCAGCATCGCCCGTTACGCCAGCGACGATGACTATGCCGGCTTACCGGATGCCGAGTTGCTGGCTACCGAGTTCCCTGATTTGGATTTGAATCATCCTTGGGACATTAATGCCGAACAGGCGATAAACATTGCCATCGAATGTGAAAACATCGCGCGCGGCTACGATAAGGCGATTAGCAATTCCGAAGGCGCGTCGGTCAACACGCATCAAGGCACGCGGGTATTCGGTAATTCCCTGGGGTTTTTGCAAGGTTACCAGTCCAGCAGGCATTCTTTGAGTTGCTCGGTGTTGGCCGGCAGCGGCGATGCGATGCAGCGCGATTATTGGTATAGCGTGGCCCGCAATGCCAACGGCCTGGAATCGGCTAGACAAGTCGGCGAAAAAACCGCGCAACGCACCATAGCCCGCCTCAATGCGCGTAGTCTCAGTACGCGGCAATGTCCGGTATTATTCGCGTCGGAAATGGCGTCCGGTTTGATCGGCGCGTTGATCGGTGCGATCAGCGGCGGCAGTTTATATCGCAAATCTTCGTTTTTGCTGGATACGCTGGATACGCAAATTTTGCCGGACTTCGTGCGGATTCATGAGCAACCGTTCCTGCGCGGTGCGCTGGGCAGTGCCAGTTACGACTCCGAAGGTGTCGCGACCAGAGCCAGAGATATTGTCAGCGACGGTATTTTAAGATCGTACGTACTCAGCACCTACTCGGCCCGTAAGTTGGGCATGCAAACCACCGGCAATGCCGGCGGCGTGCACAATCTGACCGTCGAGCCCGGCAGTCACGATTTTGCCGGCATGCTGAAATTGCTGGATACCGGTTTGTTGGTGACCGAGTTGATGGGGCAGGGCGTTAATCGGGTGACCGGCGATTATTCGCGCGGCGCATCCGGCTTTTGGGTGGAAAACGGCGTAGTCCAGTATCCGGTGCAAGAAATCACCATTGCCGGCAATTTAAAGTCCATGCTGCGCAATATCGTCGCCATCGGCAACGATGTGGATTTGCGCGGCAATATCCGGGTTGGTTCGATCTTGCTGGAGCGGATGGCGATTGCGGGCGAGTAA
- a CDS encoding LysR family transcriptional regulator, translating to MANLKTFDMNLLIAFDLLMKERNVSRAAEKMFISQSAMSHVLQRLRQQLEDPLLVKTPAGMTPTLRALSLVEPVATVLKEVESLIRAPAPFDPATCRRAFNIAATDYVEALLLPILAPRIARQAPGVDIHFKRTSSRFPFNALEQADIDLILGFDVMLNAPKHLNSERLFDDFMVCMARIGHPRVTAALVLEDYIDLPHILVSRTGASMGQVDAWLAERGRERRVALTVSHFLSALLIVAQTDMVMAFPKRTAEQFARNLPLQLVPLPLDLPHYDTVMVWHPLQDQDLANRWLRDEIRAACAALDHHSPNFGSPSSGK from the coding sequence ATGGCCAACTTAAAAACGTTTGATATGAATCTATTGATCGCCTTCGATCTGCTGATGAAGGAACGCAATGTGTCGCGGGCGGCGGAAAAAATGTTTATTAGCCAATCGGCGATGAGCCACGTACTACAGCGTTTGCGGCAACAATTGGAAGACCCGTTGTTGGTAAAAACCCCGGCGGGCATGACGCCGACGCTGCGGGCCCTGTCTTTGGTGGAACCCGTGGCGACGGTACTTAAAGAGGTGGAAAGTTTGATTCGCGCACCGGCGCCGTTCGATCCCGCCACTTGCCGGCGCGCCTTTAATATTGCGGCGACGGATTACGTGGAAGCCTTATTGTTGCCCATATTGGCGCCGCGTATTGCCAGGCAAGCACCGGGCGTGGATATCCACTTCAAACGTACCAGCAGCCGTTTTCCTTTCAATGCGCTGGAGCAAGCCGATATAGACCTGATACTGGGTTTTGACGTGATGCTGAATGCGCCCAAGCATCTAAATTCCGAACGCTTGTTCGACGATTTCATGGTCTGCATGGCTCGCATTGGTCACCCCCGGGTCACTGCGGCATTAGTGCTGGAAGACTATATAGACCTGCCGCATATTCTGGTATCCAGAACTGGGGCCAGCATGGGACAAGTAGACGCCTGGTTGGCGGAACGCGGTCGGGAGCGGCGGGTGGCGCTGACTGTGTCGCATTTTCTGTCCGCATTGTTGATCGTGGCGCAAACGGATATGGTCATGGCTTTTCCTAAACGCACTGCCGAGCAATTCGCCCGGAACTTGCCGCTGCAATTGGTGCCCTTGCCGTTAGATTTGCCGCATTACGACACGGTCATGGTCTGGCATCCGCTACAAGACCAGGATCTTGCCAACCGCTGGCTACGCGATGAAATTCGCGCCGCTTGCGCCGCGCTGGACCATCATTCGCCAAACTTCGGTTCGCCCAGCTCAGGAAAATAG
- a CDS encoding PaaI family thioesterase, with translation MNLVIKTDVERNGLDQLRVLMASGDKPGILVSLDFELVEVDLGKAVFAGKPGEHAYNPLGTVHGGYAATLLDSACGCAVHSRLTERQAYTTLELKVSYHKAMTKNTGLVRAEGRVLSLGRRAAFAEARLIDAEDRLYASATSTLLIFGRRG, from the coding sequence ATGAATTTAGTGATCAAAACCGATGTCGAGCGCAATGGCCTTGACCAGTTGCGGGTGCTGATGGCCTCGGGGGATAAGCCGGGGATACTGGTGTCGCTGGATTTTGAGCTGGTGGAGGTCGACTTAGGCAAAGCCGTGTTTGCCGGCAAGCCCGGCGAACATGCTTATAACCCTCTGGGCACCGTTCACGGCGGCTATGCGGCCACCTTGCTGGATTCCGCCTGCGGCTGCGCTGTCCATTCCAGACTAACCGAGAGACAGGCCTACACCACCTTGGAGTTGAAGGTTTCCTATCACAAGGCCATGACCAAGAACACGGGCTTAGTCAGAGCGGAAGGCAGGGTTTTGTCGTTAGGGAGGCGGGCTGCTTTTGCCGAGGCACGTCTCATTGATGCTGAAGACCGACTCTATGCCTCGGCCACATCGACATTATTGATCTTCGGGCGAAGAGGCTAA
- a CDS encoding oxidoreductase: MSNKDIGVALITGASSGIGLVTANALQQAGYRVFGTSRKVLASADGITMLTCDVTDEVSVSNMVAEVMKQAGRIDLLVNNAGVGLLGGAEESSTAQAQALFDVNVFGITRVTNAVLPTMRRQGKGRIINISSVLGLIPSPYNALYAATKHAVEGYSESLDHELRTFGIRVVLVEPAFTRTAFEASLTKPDQPLAVYDSVRSDMAALMRKGVNAGDAPDVVASTILKAATDALPRRRYTAGKQASQVRFLRRFLPEALVDKSLRKFNQLPIV; this comes from the coding sequence ATGAGCAATAAAGACATTGGCGTAGCCCTGATCACCGGCGCATCCTCGGGAATTGGGCTGGTAACCGCCAATGCCCTGCAACAAGCAGGTTATCGAGTATTTGGCACCAGCCGCAAAGTGCTTGCCAGCGCCGACGGCATCACGATGTTGACCTGCGACGTCACCGACGAAGTATCGGTAAGCAACATGGTCGCCGAGGTCATGAAGCAGGCCGGACGCATCGATCTGCTGGTCAACAATGCCGGTGTCGGCCTACTCGGCGGCGCGGAAGAGTCCTCCACCGCGCAGGCTCAGGCTTTGTTTGACGTGAATGTGTTCGGCATCACCCGCGTCACTAATGCCGTGTTGCCGACCATGCGCAGGCAGGGGAAAGGCCGCATCATCAATATCAGCTCGGTCTTGGGTCTGATTCCGTCTCCCTACAACGCTCTGTATGCCGCCACGAAGCATGCGGTCGAAGGTTACTCCGAATCGCTAGACCACGAACTGCGCACCTTCGGCATCCGGGTGGTGCTGGTTGAACCGGCGTTTACCCGCACCGCATTCGAAGCAAGCTTAACCAAGCCCGATCAACCGCTTGCCGTCTATGACTCTGTGCGTAGCGACATGGCGGCACTGATGCGTAAAGGGGTGAATGCGGGCGATGCGCCGGACGTAGTGGCCAGTACGATATTAAAAGCCGCGACTGACGCACTACCCAGAAGACGTTACACCGCCGGAAAACAGGCAAGCCAAGTGCGTTTTCTGCGTCGTTTCCTCCCGGAAGCCTTGGTAGACAAGAGCTTACGCAAGTTTAACCAGCTGCCGATAGTCTGA